Proteins encoded together in one Tripterygium wilfordii isolate XIE 37 chromosome 14, ASM1340144v1, whole genome shotgun sequence window:
- the LOC120015599 gene encoding peroxidase 73-like isoform X2 has protein sequence MITKMCRFNLVLVLSLCLSLCLFPDTISAQLKQNYYATICPSVNVENVVRGVVRTKFQQTFVTVPATLRLFFHDCFVQGCDASVIIASTPNNKAEKDHPDNLSLAGDGFDTVIKAKAAIEATSCKNKVSCADILAMATRDVIALSGGPSYAVELGRLDGLSSTASSVNGKLPQPNFNLNQLNSMFAANGLTQQDMIALSAAHTVGFSHCGKMSNRIYNFTRQNPVDPTLDPTYAKQLQGIFSNTKVSSHPIKYSSRTQGPSPLLMPGPKTLPLFNKPSLLA, from the exons ATGATCACCAAAATGTGCAGGTTCAATCTTGTATTAGTGTTGTCACTTTGTCTGAGTTTGTGTCTCTTTCCTGATACCATATCTGCACAACTTAAGCAGAACTACTATGCTACAATTTGTCCAAGTGTTAATGTTGAAAACGTTGTTAGAGGTGTTGTCAGAACCAAATTTCAACAAACGTTTGTAACTGTTCCTGCGACTCTTCGTCTCTTCTTCCATGATTGCTTTGTCCAG GGCTGTGATGCTTCAGTCATAATTGCTTCCACTCCAAACAACAAAGCCGAGAAGGATCACCCCGACAATCTGTCGTTGGCCGGAGATGGATTTGACACTGTCATCAAAGCCAAAGCAGCAATTGAGGCGACTAGTTGCAAGAATAAGGTCTCTTGTGCTGACATTCTCGCCATGGCAACCCGAGATGTGATTGCACTG TCTGGTGGTCCTTCGTATGCTGTTGAACTGGGAAGATTGGATGGGCTAAGCTCAACAGCTTCAAGTGTGAATGGGAAGCTGCCACAGCCGAATTTCAATTTGAATCAGTTGAACTCCATGTTTGCTGCTAATGGGCTCACGCAGCAGGACATGATCGCTCTCTCAG CGGCACACACCGTTGGATTCTCTCACTGTGGTAAGATGTCCAACCGGATATACAATTTCACCCGTCAAAATCCAGTGGATCCTACGCTCGACCCCACGTATGCGAAGCAGCTTCAGG GAATCTTCAGCAACACAAAGGTCTCTTCACATCCGATCAAGTACTCTTCACGGACCCAAGGTCCAAGCCCACTGTTAATGCCTGGGCCCAAAACTCTCCCGCTTTTCAACAAGCCTTCATTACTGGCATGA
- the LOC120014057 gene encoding uncharacterized protein LOC120014057 — protein sequence MEEMLKPYNKEYMRMAMLKHEETFKEQVYELHRLYRIQKLLMKNIASNRPPNGRSQQLWNSNAKIKLDLEQPAEENYGDLEIIDETEIELTLGPSTYNRRKKSDTPLTSDSGPSFSSSSRGSSRMNRTSSLTPPRTTRAILQGSKSSTVDVEEQLRQERLQQTPPWLFQVLSLNMT from the exons ATGGAGGAGATGCTTAAGCCATACAATAAGGAGTATATGAGAATGGCAATGTTAAAACATGAAGAAACTTTCAAAGAGCAG GTTTATGAACTTCATCGACTATATCGAATCCAGAAGTTGTTGATGAAGAACATTGCAAGCAACAGGCCTCCGAATGGAAGAAGTCAACAACTGTGGAACTCGAACGCAAAAATCAAGCTCGACTTGGAACAACCGGCTGAAGAAAATTATGGTGATTTAGAGATCATAGATGAGACTGAGATTGAGTTAACACTTGGTCCTTCGACTTATAATCGAAGAAAGAAATCTGATACGCCACTAACTTCGGATTCTGGACCaagcttctcttcttcttcaagaggGTCTAGTCGTATGAACAGAACAAGTTCCTTGACTCCTCCCAGGACAACCAGGGCTATACTGCAGGGGAGTAAAAGCAGTACTGTTGATGTTGAAGAGCAATTGAGACAGGAAAGACTACAACAGACTCCTCCTTGGCTTTTCCAGGTTTTGAGTCTCAATATGACTTGA
- the LOC120015599 gene encoding peroxidase 73-like isoform X1 yields MITKMCRFNLVLVLSLCLSLCLFPDTISAQLKQNYYATICPSVNVENVVRGVVRTKFQQTFVTVPATLRLFFHDCFVQGCDASVIIASTPNNKAEKDHPDNLSLAGDGFDTVIKAKAAIEATSCKNKVSCADILAMATRDVIALSGGPSYAVELGRLDGLSSTASSVNGKLPQPNFNLNQLNSMFAANGLTQQDMIALSAAHTVGFSHCGKMSNRIYNFTRQNPVDPTLDPTYAKQLQGMCPRNVDPRIAINMDPNTPNTFDNMYFKNLQQHKGLFTSDQVLFTDPRSKPTVNAWAQNSPAFQQAFITGMTKLGRVGVKTGRNGNIRRDCGAFN; encoded by the exons ATGATCACCAAAATGTGCAGGTTCAATCTTGTATTAGTGTTGTCACTTTGTCTGAGTTTGTGTCTCTTTCCTGATACCATATCTGCACAACTTAAGCAGAACTACTATGCTACAATTTGTCCAAGTGTTAATGTTGAAAACGTTGTTAGAGGTGTTGTCAGAACCAAATTTCAACAAACGTTTGTAACTGTTCCTGCGACTCTTCGTCTCTTCTTCCATGATTGCTTTGTCCAG GGCTGTGATGCTTCAGTCATAATTGCTTCCACTCCAAACAACAAAGCCGAGAAGGATCACCCCGACAATCTGTCGTTGGCCGGAGATGGATTTGACACTGTCATCAAAGCCAAAGCAGCAATTGAGGCGACTAGTTGCAAGAATAAGGTCTCTTGTGCTGACATTCTCGCCATGGCAACCCGAGATGTGATTGCACTG TCTGGTGGTCCTTCGTATGCTGTTGAACTGGGAAGATTGGATGGGCTAAGCTCAACAGCTTCAAGTGTGAATGGGAAGCTGCCACAGCCGAATTTCAATTTGAATCAGTTGAACTCCATGTTTGCTGCTAATGGGCTCACGCAGCAGGACATGATCGCTCTCTCAG CGGCACACACCGTTGGATTCTCTCACTGTGGTAAGATGTCCAACCGGATATACAATTTCACCCGTCAAAATCCAGTGGATCCTACGCTCGACCCCACGTATGCGAAGCAGCTTCAGGGTATGTGCCCCAGGAACGTGGATCCGAGAATAGCCATCAACATGGACCCAAACACACCTAACACATTTGACAATATGTATTTCAAGAATCTTCAGCAACACAAAGGTCTCTTCACATCCGATCAAGTACTCTTCACGGACCCAAGGTCCAAGCCCACTGTTAATGCCTGGGCCCAAAACTCTCCCGCTTTTCAACAAGCCTTCATTACTGGCATGACCAAATTGGGTCGGGTCGGGGTCAAAACCGGGAGGAACGGGAACATTCGTCGCGATTGTGGTGCGTTCAATTAA